Proteins encoded together in one uncultured Flavobacterium sp. window:
- the murD gene encoding UDP-N-acetylmuramoyl-L-alanine--D-glutamate ligase, giving the protein MRLVVLGGGESGVGTAILGKKKGYDVFVSDFGKIKESYKEVLIINKIAWEEEQHTEDLILNADVVMKSPGIPEKSPIVKKLFAAGIKVISEIEFAKPYTEALTVGITGSNGKTTTTMLTYHLLKSAGLNVGLGGNIGKSFAWQVAENKFDAYVLELSSFQLDGIIEYRPDIAVITNISPDHLDRYEYKYQKYIDSKFRITMNQTEGDYLIYDADDEAITEWLKNNTTKAKLIPFSLSKKFDEGASINNNKMEIKINQEEFTMDTEHIALEGKHNMKNAMAASSVAKLMQIRNATIRESLSNFQGVEHRLEKVLKIQNVQYINDSKATNVNATFFALDSMNVPTVWIVGGVDKGNDYNELMSLVREKVKAIICLGIDNHKIIEAFGNVVDIMVEVNNMNDAVKTAQRLTEKGDAVLLSPACASFDLFENYEDRGKQFKQAVHNL; this is encoded by the coding sequence ATGAGATTGGTAGTTTTAGGAGGAGGAGAAAGTGGTGTAGGTACTGCTATCCTGGGGAAGAAAAAGGGATATGACGTTTTTGTATCGGATTTTGGAAAGATAAAAGAGAGTTACAAAGAAGTTCTTATTATTAATAAAATTGCCTGGGAAGAAGAACAACATACCGAAGACCTGATTTTGAATGCCGACGTGGTGATGAAAAGTCCGGGAATTCCAGAGAAGTCTCCCATTGTAAAAAAACTTTTTGCGGCTGGAATTAAAGTGATTTCAGAGATTGAATTTGCAAAACCTTATACAGAAGCCTTAACGGTTGGAATTACCGGAAGTAATGGTAAAACAACGACAACAATGTTAACCTATCATTTACTAAAATCGGCAGGTTTGAATGTTGGTTTAGGAGGAAACATCGGAAAAAGTTTTGCCTGGCAGGTAGCTGAGAATAAATTTGATGCATATGTGCTCGAGTTAAGCAGTTTTCAGCTTGACGGAATAATTGAATACAGACCGGATATTGCTGTTATTACAAATATTAGCCCGGATCATTTAGACCGGTACGAATATAAATATCAAAAATACATCGATTCAAAGTTTCGAATAACAATGAATCAGACCGAAGGCGATTATCTTATTTACGATGCAGATGATGAGGCAATCACAGAATGGTTAAAAAATAACACAACAAAAGCAAAATTAATTCCTTTTTCATTGTCTAAAAAGTTTGATGAAGGGGCTTCTATAAATAACAACAAAATGGAAATAAAGATCAACCAAGAAGAGTTTACAATGGATACAGAACACATTGCGTTAGAAGGAAAACATAACATGAAAAACGCAATGGCTGCAAGCTCGGTAGCGAAATTGATGCAAATAAGAAATGCAACAATTCGCGAAAGTTTATCAAATTTTCAAGGTGTTGAACACCGTTTAGAGAAAGTACTTAAAATTCAAAACGTACAATATATCAATGATTCAAAAGCAACAAATGTAAATGCTACTTTCTTTGCTTTAGACAGTATGAATGTTCCAACAGTTTGGATTGTTGGGGGAGTTGATAAAGGAAATGATTATAACGAATTGATGTCATTAGTTCGCGAAAAAGTGAAAGCGATTATCTGTTTAGGAATCGATAATCACAAGATCATTGAAGCTTTTGGTAATGTTGTTGATATCATGGTTGAAGTAAATAATATGAATGACGCTGTAAAAACAGCACAACGTTTAACTGAAAAAGGAGATGCAGTTTTATTGTCACCAGCCTGCGCAAGTTTCGATTTATTCGAAAACTACGAAGATCGTGGAAAACAATTTAAGCAAGCGGTACATAACTTGTAG
- a CDS encoding cell division protein FtsQ, whose amino-acid sequence MKIFNWTNIRLFLILGLVLFLYSFAQHRNGDRKLKKSMVVFVGENTLFVKPETVNKLLIENKRDASSIRKDELDLNKIEKSLDTQDMIEKSDVFVSIDGVLKAVVKQKTPIARVYDGDQSFYIDYEGNKMPLSDNFTARVPLVSGAINKKNNEDLAALFRTIYDDAFLKKNIIAIQIMPNGSLKMFNRNYNYFIDFGRTMNVDKKFRNYKAFFQKAVLDSSLYKYNKIDLRFTEQVVCTK is encoded by the coding sequence ATGAAAATATTTAATTGGACAAATATTCGATTATTTCTCATTTTAGGGCTCGTACTTTTTTTGTATTCATTTGCTCAACATCGAAATGGAGATCGAAAATTAAAGAAATCTATGGTCGTTTTTGTAGGTGAAAATACGCTTTTTGTGAAGCCAGAAACGGTTAATAAATTGTTGATAGAAAATAAAAGAGACGCTTCCAGTATCCGAAAAGATGAGTTAGATTTGAATAAGATAGAAAAAAGCCTTGATACGCAAGACATGATTGAGAAGTCAGACGTTTTTGTAAGTATCGATGGCGTTCTAAAAGCGGTAGTAAAACAGAAGACACCAATAGCGCGAGTTTATGATGGTGATCAATCTTTTTATATTGACTATGAGGGAAATAAAATGCCTTTATCTGACAATTTTACAGCGCGGGTTCCTCTTGTTTCGGGGGCAATAAATAAAAAAAATAACGAAGATTTAGCTGCTTTATTTCGCACAATTTATGACGATGCGTTTTTGAAAAAAAACATCATTGCAATACAAATTATGCCGAATGGCAGCCTAAAAATGTTTAATCGAAATTATAATTACTTCATCGATTTTGGCAGAACGATGAATGTTGATAAGAAATTTAGAAACTATAAAGCGTTTTTTCAAAAAGCAGTTTTAGATAGTTCGTTATACAAATACAATAAAATTGACCTTAGGTTTACGGAACAAGTAGTTTGCACAAAATAA
- a CDS encoding alpha/beta hydrolase — protein MGPDNKKYYTIAQYVDDADKVVDQLKKEYPGKKIVLLGHSWGGMLSSSYLKDAARRDKITAWIYAAGLQNGTTMQETTIADLNTEADARIAADQNINEWEIVKNELSENPSLATANKFAYSVTNMIPEVLIKVSNTTDFKFTTRAISSNAALFEEITKTNNNPVLKNVTMPCLILWGKYDFAVSKTYEKEFLANIASKNVTAIDFNASGHYMMFHEPELFAKSVINFTTAL, from the coding sequence ATTGGTCCGGATAATAAAAAGTACTATACTATTGCACAATATGTAGATGATGCTGACAAAGTTGTAGATCAATTAAAAAAAGAGTATCCCGGAAAAAAAATTGTTTTACTAGGACATAGCTGGGGCGGAATGCTTTCTTCTTCTTACTTGAAAGATGCTGCACGAAGAGATAAAATTACCGCCTGGATATATGCTGCCGGTCTTCAAAATGGTACAACTATGCAAGAAACTACAATAGCAGATCTTAATACCGAAGCAGATGCTCGTATTGCAGCAGATCAAAACATAAATGAGTGGGAGATTGTAAAAAATGAATTGAGTGAAAATCCTTCTCTCGCTACAGCCAACAAATTTGCTTATTCAGTGACTAATATGATTCCTGAAGTTTTAATAAAAGTATCAAATACTACTGATTTTAAATTTACAACTAGAGCCATCAGCAGCAATGCAGCTCTTTTTGAAGAAATAACTAAAACGAATAATAATCCTGTTTTAAAAAATGTAACTATGCCTTGTTTAATACTTTGGGGCAAATATGATTTTGCAGTTTCGAAAACTTACGAAAAAGAATTTTTAGCTAATATAGCTTCTAAAAATGTTACAGCTATCGATTTTAATGCTTCAGGACATTATATGATGTTTCATGAACCGGAGCTTTTTGCAAAATCGGTTATTAATTTTACTACTGCGCTTTAA
- a CDS encoding FtsW/RodA/SpoVE family cell cycle protein has product MKELVNKLKGDRVIWSFVALLALFSFMPVFSASSNLAYIGHGTGNTLGYLVKHLAHVCIGFLIIYWVHRVPYHYFRAISKIALPIVWFLLLYTLLKGTVIAGANASRWIQVPFIGITFQTSTLAASILFIFVARYLSKTKEENEPFQASLIQLWLPVFITLALILPANFSTTALIFSMVMMLTFIGKYPLKYIGFIIGSGIAMLAFFLLVAKAFPDSRFFSRVSTWESRIMNFTTDKPDEDDYQIEKAKIAIASGKLGGLGPGKSVQKNFLPQSSSDFIYAIIVEEYGLVGGIAILVLYLLLLFRFVIASHKANTIFGKLVVVGLGFPMIFQAMINMAVAVELLPVTGQTLPLISSGGSSIWMTCFSLGIIISVTKKEEEIAEEQVEKERRKEALQRLIDKELSEEDLPADEKIYEEEGMYSIEDNSRNPMNAVLNKA; this is encoded by the coding sequence ATGAAAGAGCTCGTAAATAAACTAAAAGGAGATAGAGTAATATGGTCATTCGTGGCTTTATTAGCGCTATTTTCGTTTATGCCAGTTTTTAGTGCGAGTAGTAATCTGGCATATATTGGACACGGAACGGGAAATACACTTGGGTATTTAGTAAAACACCTGGCTCACGTTTGTATTGGTTTCCTGATTATTTATTGGGTACACAGAGTTCCGTATCATTATTTCAGAGCAATCTCAAAAATAGCCTTGCCAATTGTTTGGTTTTTATTGCTTTATACATTGCTTAAAGGAACTGTAATTGCAGGAGCAAATGCGAGTCGTTGGATTCAGGTGCCGTTTATTGGTATTACGTTTCAAACCTCGACCTTGGCAGCCAGTATATTATTCATATTTGTAGCGCGCTATTTGTCTAAAACTAAAGAAGAAAATGAACCATTTCAAGCTTCATTAATACAACTTTGGTTGCCGGTTTTTATAACATTGGCACTTATTTTGCCAGCTAACTTTTCGACTACCGCCTTGATATTTTCAATGGTTATGATGCTTACGTTTATTGGTAAATATCCATTAAAATATATTGGTTTTATCATTGGTTCAGGAATTGCAATGTTAGCATTTTTCCTTTTGGTAGCAAAAGCATTTCCGGACTCAAGATTCTTCAGCAGGGTATCAACCTGGGAAAGTCGTATTATGAACTTTACAACTGATAAACCGGATGAAGATGATTATCAAATTGAGAAAGCAAAGATTGCAATTGCATCTGGAAAATTAGGAGGATTAGGCCCGGGGAAAAGCGTTCAGAAGAACTTTTTGCCACAATCATCTTCCGATTTTATATATGCTATTATTGTTGAAGAATACGGATTAGTTGGAGGAATAGCAATCTTGGTTTTGTATTTATTGTTATTGTTCCGATTTGTGATTGCATCGCATAAAGCAAATACGATATTTGGAAAACTCGTCGTCGTCGGTCTCGGATTCCCGATGATATTTCAGGCGATGATTAATATGGCGGTTGCTGTAGAATTATTACCAGTAACAGGACAAACACTTCCGTTGATAAGTAGTGGAGGTAGTTCGATTTGGATGACTTGTTTCTCTCTCGGAATCATCATTAGCGTGACTAAAAAAGAGGAAGAAATTGCCGAAGAACAAGTAGAAAAAGAAAGACGTAAAGAAGCACTTCAAAGATTAATTGATAAAGAATTATCAGAAGAAGATTTGCCGGCTGACGAAAAAATATACGAAGAAGAAGGAATGTATTCAATTGAAGATAATTCCAGAAATCCAATGAATGCAGTGTTAAATAAAGCTTAG
- the murG gene encoding undecaprenyldiphospho-muramoylpentapeptide beta-N-acetylglucosaminyltransferase, with translation MTKYKFILSGGGTGGHIYPAIAIANELKLQFPDAEFLFVGAKDKMEMQKVPQAGYEIKGLWIAGLQRKLTLQNLMFPLKLAKSLLESRRIIRQFKPNVVIGTGGFASGPLLQAAGSAGIPTVVQEQNSFPGITNKLLSKKANAICVAYENLERFFPKEKIVLTGNPVRQDLIDIDSKHDEAIAFYGLDPNKKTLLVLGGSLGARRINQLIEKELQNFLSQNVQIIWQCGKLYFEDYKKYNQPNVKVVDFIERMDFVYAAADVIISRAGASSVSELCIVGKPVIFIPSPNVAEDHQTKNAQAIVDAKGALLLKESELESQFSIVFEALLKDVGKQKQLSDNIKKLAKPKATQDIVAEIVKLIK, from the coding sequence ATGACAAAGTATAAATTCATACTAAGTGGAGGTGGGACCGGAGGACATATTTATCCTGCAATTGCGATTGCAAATGAGTTAAAATTACAATTTCCTGATGCTGAATTTCTTTTTGTAGGTGCCAAAGATAAAATGGAAATGCAAAAAGTGCCTCAGGCAGGTTACGAAATAAAAGGTCTTTGGATTGCGGGTTTGCAGAGAAAATTGACTTTGCAAAATTTGATGTTTCCGTTAAAATTGGCAAAAAGTTTGTTAGAGTCAAGACGAATCATCAGACAGTTTAAGCCAAATGTAGTAATAGGTACAGGAGGTTTTGCCAGCGGGCCGTTATTACAAGCAGCAGGTTCAGCAGGAATTCCTACTGTGGTTCAGGAACAGAATTCTTTTCCGGGAATTACAAATAAGCTGCTAAGTAAAAAAGCAAACGCGATTTGTGTAGCTTATGAAAATTTAGAAAGATTTTTTCCTAAAGAAAAAATTGTTTTGACAGGAAATCCGGTTCGTCAAGATTTAATAGATATTGACAGTAAACACGATGAAGCAATTGCTTTTTATGGTTTAGACCCGAATAAAAAAACATTGTTGGTTCTGGGCGGAAGTTTAGGAGCCAGAAGAATCAATCAGTTAATTGAAAAAGAGCTGCAAAATTTTCTTTCGCAAAACGTTCAGATTATATGGCAATGCGGAAAACTATATTTTGAAGATTATAAAAAATACAATCAGCCAAATGTAAAAGTAGTTGATTTTATTGAAAGAATGGATTTTGTGTATGCTGCCGCAGATGTGATTATTTCACGTGCTGGAGCATCATCGGTTTCAGAATTATGTATTGTGGGGAAACCAGTAATTTTTATTCCGTCACCAAATGTAGCCGAAGATCATCAAACAAAAAATGCGCAGGCAATTGTAGATGCAAAAGGAGCTCTTTTATTGAAGGAATCAGAATTAGAAAGTCAGTTTAGTATTGTTTTTGAAGCTTTGTTGAAAGATGTTGGAAAGCAAAAACAATTAAGTGATAATATTAAAAAATTGGCAAAGCCAAAGGCGACACAAGATATCGTTGCAGAGATTGTGAAGTTAATTAAGTAA
- a CDS encoding GatB/YqeY domain-containing protein codes for MSLQTLIMDEIKTAMRAKDTVALEALRAIKSEMLLAATASGSKEELTEDDEVKLLQRLVKTRKESARIFTEQNRPDLAEPELAQVAVIEKFLPAQLSEEEVEAVVAKIIAETGASGIASMGKVMGLASAQLGGTAEGKTISAIVKKLLV; via the coding sequence ATGAGTTTACAAACATTAATCATGGATGAAATTAAAACAGCCATGAGAGCAAAAGATACAGTAGCATTAGAAGCTTTAAGAGCAATTAAATCTGAAATGTTATTAGCAGCAACAGCTTCAGGTTCTAAAGAGGAATTAACAGAAGACGATGAAGTTAAATTACTTCAAAGATTAGTTAAAACCCGTAAAGAAAGTGCAAGAATTTTTACAGAACAAAACCGTCCTGATCTTGCTGAACCAGAATTGGCTCAGGTTGCTGTAATCGAGAAATTTTTACCGGCACAATTAAGCGAAGAAGAAGTAGAAGCAGTAGTAGCAAAAATCATTGCTGAGACTGGAGCTTCAGGAATTGCTTCAATGGGTAAAGTTATGGGATTGGCATCTGCTCAATTAGGCGGAACTGCTGAAGGAAAAACGATCTCTGCAATTGTAAAAAAACTGTTAGTTTAA
- the ftsZ gene encoding cell division protein FtsZ: MMSNSEFGSISFDLPKNQSNVIKVIGVGGGGSNAINHMFKQGIKGVDFIVCNTDSQALQNSSVPNKIQLGVNLTEGLGAGANPDVGQQSAIESIADIEKMLDRGTKMVFITAGMGGGTGTGAAPVIAQLAKEREILTVGIVTIPFQFEGKVRQEQALLGIEKLRKQVDSLIVINNNKLREVYGNLGFKAGFSKADEVLATASRGIAEVITHHYTQNIDLRDAKTVLSNSGTAIMGSSVAAGENRAKDAIVSALDSPLLNDNKITGAKNVLLLIVSGSNEITLDEIGEINDHIQVEAGHNANIIMGVGEDETLGDAIAVTIIATGFDVEQQNEIVNTEPKKIIHTLEDEQRSVHNLTNKTVTSFDLNAETPIAKSEEKIVFDLMDDTPFTDTVAPVIPTPVTPVAPSINQEELVVMSEFIKNLDVTFEIVSPITDIDFTITAAAPEVQAFQEVKPVQQRTFEREEQTTFSFDLPLYRSEPEVKREPVVEQETKILFELSNETRNIKVNDPVQFVPVTELSDNGIIKYSLEEYMEVENDLMASKPVEKVVEDVVPEELNITLKPRVDFATDADYSTTSNVSPMELTIEETLRLRAEERRKKLKEFNYKFHNNVSRIDELEKEPAYKRLGIDLSNSQSNNTSSRISVGTDSNNDLQLRSNNSFLHDNVD; this comes from the coding sequence ATGATGAGCAACTCAGAATTTGGAAGCATTTCATTTGATTTACCAAAAAACCAATCAAATGTTATCAAAGTAATAGGTGTAGGTGGAGGTGGTAGTAACGCTATCAACCATATGTTTAAACAAGGTATTAAAGGCGTAGATTTTATCGTTTGTAATACAGATTCACAGGCACTACAGAACAGTTCGGTACCTAACAAAATTCAGTTAGGAGTAAATTTAACAGAAGGTCTTGGAGCAGGAGCAAATCCTGATGTAGGACAGCAATCTGCTATTGAGAGCATCGCTGATATCGAAAAAATGTTAGACCGAGGTACTAAGATGGTATTTATTACCGCTGGTATGGGTGGTGGAACAGGTACTGGTGCGGCTCCGGTAATTGCACAATTGGCAAAAGAGAGAGAAATTTTGACCGTTGGTATTGTAACAATTCCATTTCAGTTTGAGGGGAAAGTTCGTCAGGAACAAGCGCTTTTAGGAATCGAGAAATTGCGTAAGCAAGTCGATTCGTTAATTGTAATTAATAATAATAAGTTAAGAGAAGTATACGGAAATCTTGGTTTTAAAGCCGGATTCTCTAAAGCGGATGAAGTTTTGGCAACAGCCTCCAGAGGTATTGCCGAAGTTATTACGCACCACTATACTCAAAATATCGATTTACGTGATGCTAAAACTGTTTTGTCAAACAGTGGAACAGCTATCATGGGATCTTCTGTTGCTGCAGGTGAGAACAGAGCAAAAGATGCTATCGTTTCGGCATTGGATTCTCCGTTGTTAAACGACAACAAAATTACAGGAGCCAAAAACGTATTGTTGCTTATCGTTTCTGGATCAAACGAAATTACACTTGATGAGATTGGAGAAATCAATGATCACATTCAGGTAGAAGCAGGTCATAATGCTAATATTATCATGGGAGTTGGTGAAGACGAAACTCTTGGTGATGCTATTGCTGTGACTATTATTGCGACAGGTTTTGATGTTGAACAACAAAATGAAATTGTAAATACAGAGCCTAAAAAAATTATTCATACGTTAGAAGATGAGCAAAGAAGTGTTCATAATTTAACTAATAAAACCGTTACTTCTTTTGATTTAAACGCTGAGACACCTATTGCGAAATCAGAAGAAAAAATTGTTTTTGATTTAATGGATGATACACCATTTACGGATACGGTTGCTCCCGTAATACCAACTCCGGTTACTCCGGTTGCGCCATCGATCAATCAGGAAGAATTGGTAGTAATGTCTGAGTTTATCAAGAACCTTGATGTAACTTTTGAAATCGTTTCGCCAATTACAGATATTGATTTTACGATTACAGCTGCAGCTCCTGAGGTACAAGCTTTTCAGGAAGTAAAACCTGTTCAGCAAAGAACTTTCGAAAGAGAAGAGCAAACAACCTTCTCATTTGATTTACCTCTTTACAGATCAGAGCCAGAAGTTAAAAGAGAGCCTGTTGTTGAACAAGAGACTAAAATCTTATTCGAGTTATCAAATGAGACTCGTAATATAAAAGTAAATGATCCAGTACAATTTGTACCGGTAACAGAACTTTCGGATAACGGAATCATTAAATATTCTTTAGAAGAATATATGGAGGTTGAAAACGATTTAATGGCATCAAAACCAGTTGAAAAAGTGGTAGAAGATGTAGTTCCTGAGGAATTAAACATCACTTTGAAACCAAGAGTTGATTTTGCCACTGATGCTGATTATTCAACAACATCAAATGTTTCTCCAATGGAATTAACAATTGAAGAGACATTACGTTTAAGAGCTGAAGAAAGAAGAAAGAAACTAAAAGAATTTAATTATAAATTCCATAATAATGTTTCGAGAATTGACGAACTGGAAAAAGAGCCTGCTTATAAAAGATTAGGAATCGATTTGTCTAATTCACAATCAAATAACACCAGTTCTAGAATATCAGTTGGAACAGATAGCAATAACGATTTACAATTGCGTTCAAACAATTCATTTTTGCATGACAATGTAGATTAA
- the ftsA gene encoding cell division protein FtsA has protein sequence MEKDNIAVGLDIGTTKIVAMIGKKNEYGKLEILGIGKSKSLGVARGVVNNITQTIQSIQQAILEAENNSGYKIKDVVVGIAGQHIRSIQHTDYISRNNPEEVIGEKDIQLLIDQVNKLAMLPGEEIIHVLPQEFKIDGQSEIKEPIGMYGGRLESSFHVVVGQASSIRNVGRCIQSSGIELSGLTLEPLASADAVLSQEEKEAGVALIDIGGGTTDLAIFKDGIIRHTAVIPFGGNVITDDIKEGCSIIEKQAELLKIKFGSAWPGENKDNEIVSIPGLRGREPKEISLKNLSKIIHARVVEIVEQVFAEIKAYGHEDPRKKLIAGIVLTGGGAQLKHIKQLVEYITGMDTRIGYPNEHLAGNSSEEISSPLFATAVGLVMNSIENSTQSAVRMEIVNEQPKVVYRNVPPQTQQPVQQRYEVEENYVERVETIEETREIRNNVSKEESTETKIRRSFFDRYVDKIKDFLDNAE, from the coding sequence ATGGAAAAAGATAACATTGCAGTAGGTCTAGATATTGGAACAACCAAAATAGTTGCCATGATAGGCAAGAAAAATGAGTATGGTAAGTTGGAAATTTTGGGTATTGGTAAATCCAAAAGTTTGGGAGTTGCGAGAGGAGTTGTAAACAACATTACGCAAACCATTCAATCAATTCAACAAGCAATACTTGAAGCAGAAAACAATTCAGGGTATAAAATTAAAGATGTGGTTGTTGGTATCGCAGGACAACACATAAGAAGTATACAGCATACAGATTACATCAGCCGTAATAATCCGGAAGAAGTAATTGGCGAAAAAGATATTCAGCTTTTGATTGACCAGGTAAATAAACTGGCAATGTTACCGGGTGAAGAAATTATTCACGTTTTGCCACAAGAATTTAAAATCGACGGGCAATCTGAAATTAAAGAACCAATTGGAATGTATGGTGGAAGACTGGAATCTAGTTTTCACGTAGTAGTAGGGCAAGCTTCTTCGATCAGAAATGTTGGAAGATGTATTCAGAGTTCAGGAATCGAATTGTCGGGATTGACATTAGAACCTTTAGCATCTGCAGACGCTGTTTTAAGTCAGGAAGAAAAAGAAGCAGGTGTTGCTTTAATTGATATTGGTGGTGGAACAACAGATTTAGCCATTTTTAAAGATGGTATTATACGTCATACAGCAGTTATTCCTTTTGGAGGAAATGTAATTACAGACGATATTAAAGAAGGCTGTTCGATTATCGAAAAACAAGCAGAGCTTTTAAAAATAAAATTCGGATCGGCTTGGCCGGGAGAAAATAAAGACAATGAAATTGTTTCTATTCCGGGTTTAAGAGGAAGAGAGCCAAAAGAGATTTCGCTTAAAAACTTATCTAAGATTATCCATGCACGTGTTGTGGAAATTGTTGAGCAGGTTTTTGCAGAAATTAAGGCTTATGGACACGAAGATCCTCGTAAAAAATTAATTGCAGGAATCGTTCTTACAGGTGGTGGCGCTCAACTAAAACATATAAAACAATTAGTAGAGTACATTACAGGTATGGATACCAGAATTGGATATCCAAACGAGCATTTAGCAGGGAATTCAAGTGAAGAAATTTCTAGTCCGTTATTTGCAACCGCAGTTGGATTAGTAATGAATAGTATCGAAAATAGTACGCAAAGTGCTGTTAGAATGGAGATTGTGAATGAGCAGCCAAAAGTGGTTTACAGAAACGTGCCGCCTCAGACACAACAACCTGTTCAGCAACGATACGAAGTAGAAGAAAACTACGTTGAAAGAGTAGAAACTATTGAAGAGACAAGGGAAATTAGAAATAATGTGTCTAAAGAAGAATCTACAGAAACAAAAATTAGAAGATCATTTTTTGACCGATATGTCGATAAAATCAAAGATTTTTTAGACAACGCAGAATAA
- the murC gene encoding UDP-N-acetylmuramate--L-alanine ligase, giving the protein MNLNQIQNVYFIGIGGIGMSALARYFKNIGKQVSGYDKTPSMLTNELIESGIDIHFEDNISLIPSNYYLENTLVIITPAVPKTHSEWNYFVEREYVVKKRAEVLGIITKDTFCFAVAGTHGKTTTSSILGHILYESGADVTAFVGGIVENYNSNLIGSGKTVTVVEADEFDRSFLHLHPNIACITSMDADHLDIYGTSDAIEASFVEFASKVEDKNHLFITKELPLEGVQCAINEDAVYKAFNVRIEDGSYVFDVQTPSEIMKDLHFGLPGKHNLMNGLMAIAMAKTFGTPTDSIAKAIASFNGIRRRFSYQIKSEKLVYIDDYAHHPTEINAVHQAVRELYPNRKVLAIFQPHLFSRTRDFADGFAESLSQFDEVFLMDIYPARELPMEGITSDWLLGKMTNSNKKIVAKSDLLAEIKASDAPIIVTIGAGDIGEMVPSIKKMLNENI; this is encoded by the coding sequence ATGAATTTAAATCAAATACAAAACGTTTATTTTATTGGTATTGGAGGCATCGGAATGAGTGCTCTGGCCCGCTATTTTAAAAATATAGGGAAACAGGTTTCAGGTTACGATAAAACACCATCAATGCTGACAAATGAGTTAATTGAAAGCGGTATTGATATTCATTTTGAAGATAATATTAGTTTGATTCCGAGTAATTATTATTTGGAGAATACATTGGTGATTATTACGCCTGCGGTGCCAAAAACACACTCTGAGTGGAACTATTTTGTAGAAAGAGAATACGTGGTTAAAAAACGCGCTGAAGTTTTAGGAATCATCACAAAAGATACTTTTTGTTTTGCAGTTGCGGGAACGCACGGAAAAACTACGACTTCAAGTATTTTAGGACATATTTTGTATGAAAGTGGTGCTGATGTTACTGCTTTTGTGGGCGGAATTGTAGAGAATTACAATTCTAATTTAATTGGAAGCGGAAAAACAGTAACAGTAGTAGAAGCAGATGAATTTGATCGTTCGTTCCTGCATTTGCATCCAAATATTGCCTGTATTACCTCAATGGATGCAGATCATTTGGATATTTACGGTACAAGTGATGCAATAGAGGCTTCGTTTGTAGAATTTGCTTCAAAAGTAGAAGATAAAAATCATCTTTTTATAACTAAAGAGTTGCCGCTTGAAGGTGTGCAATGTGCTATAAATGAAGATGCTGTATATAAGGCGTTCAATGTTCGTATAGAAGATGGAAGTTATGTGTTTGATGTGCAGACACCATCAGAAATCATGAAAGATTTGCATTTTGGATTGCCTGGGAAACACAATTTAATGAATGGATTGATGGCTATTGCAATGGCTAAGACTTTCGGCACCCCGACCGACTCTATTGCAAAAGCCATTGCTTCATTCAACGGAATCAGAAGACGTTTTTCTTATCAGATAAAGTCTGAAAAGTTAGTTTATATTGATGATTATGCACATCATCCAACAGAAATAAATGCTGTACATCAAGCGGTTAGGGAATTGTATCCAAATCGTAAAGTTTTGGCCATTTTTCAGCCACATTTATTTAGCAGAACAAGAGATTTTGCTGACGGATTTGCCGAAAGTTTGTCTCAGTTTGATGAAGTGTTTTTAATGGATATTTATCCTGCACGCGAATTACCGATGGAAGGCATTACATCTGATTGGCTGTTAGGTAAAATGACAAATTCGAACAAAAAAATTGTTGCAAAAAGTGATTTATTAGCGGAGATCAAAGCCAGTGATGCGCCAATAATTGTAACAATAGGAGCTGGTGATATTGGAGAAATGGTTCCGTCAATTAAAAAGATGCTGAATGAAAATATTTAA